From the genome of Candidozyma auris chromosome 2, complete sequence, one region includes:
- the PAN6 gene encoding pantoate--beta-alanine ligase PAN6 — MGALHKGHTYLVKNSLEENDRTIVSIFVNPSQFAPHEDLDAYPRTLERDLQALEGLSKKVDAVFVPKVSEMFPSGIVLDVAKQKGAFVSVLGCSEQLEGKQRPAFFRGVATVVTKLLNVVCPTNAYFGQKDAQQCVVVKNLVKDLLIDTTIRVCPTLREPNGLAMSSRNEYLSQETKDKCSIIYKGLCAGKECFERESASGKPVAASTIVEAVKDTYKAMSPEWQVEYIAVSHPESLEDLDFVTKDIGATVSTAVRVPKSDGSGVARLIDNVQI; from the coding sequence ATGGGCGCTCTCCACAAGGGCCACACCTACTTGGTGAAAAATAGCCTTGAGGAGAACGACAGGACCATCGTGCTGATCTTTGTGAACCCTTCACAGTTTGCCCCTCATGAGGATTTGGACGCTTACCCAAGGACGCTAGAACGGGACTTGCAGGCGCTCGAGGGACTCAGCAAGAAGGTGGATGCGGTGTTTGTGCCCAAAGTCAGTGAGATGTTCCCCAGTGGGattgttcttgatgtgGCGAAGCAGAAGGGAGCATTTGTGTCGGTGTTGGGCTGCTCTGAGCAGCTTGAGGGCAAGCAGAGACCGGCATTCTTCAGAGGCGTGGCTACGGTGGTGACAAAGCTCCTTAACGTCGTGTGCCCTACCAACGCCTACTTTGGCCAGAAAGATGCCCAGCAATGTGTTGTGGTTAAAAATTTGGTCAAGGACTTGCTCATAGACACCACCATCAGAGTGTGTCCCACGCTAAGAGAGCCCAATGGGCTTGCCATGTCGTCAAGAAACGAGTATTTGTCCCAGGAGACCAAGGACAAGTGTCTGATCATTTACAAGGGCCTTTGTGCTGGGAAAGAGTGCTTTGAAAGGGAATCGGCTTCGGGAAAACCTGTGGCTGCTTCCACAATCGTTGAAGCCGTGAAAGACACTTACAAGGCCATGTCTCCAGAATGGCAAGTGGAGTACATTGCAGTGTCTCACCCTGAGTCTTTGGAAGATCTTGACTTCGTCACCAAAGACATCGGGGCTACGGTGTCTACTGCGGTGCGTGTGCCAAAGTCAGACGGTTCAGGCGTCGCCAGACTTATTGATAATGTACAAATTTAG